TATCAAGCCATAATTGGGTAGATTGTTTTTTACTGTATAAAGCAGCAACCTCTTCCTGAAAATTTTTCAATTTGGGATAAGTTTCATAAAATCCGGCAATCGCCAAACTGTCTATGGTAAGTTTTAATTCCGGAATAACAACTTCTGCTTCTTTTGAATTTTCTTCTTTTTTATCTCCTTTTGAATTACAGGAAACAACAATAAAAAGAAGGATAATAGCAGCAAAGCGGAACCAAATTTTCATAATAAATTTTTGAATAAAATTAGAAAAGTTTCCGTAAAAACAAATTCATTTCAAAATAATATTTTGGCATAAAAAAAACTCCCGACACATCACATGTCGAGAGTTTTCCACCTTTATATAATCAACTTTATTTTAGATAACTGTCCCTTTCAGAGTCAGGATTTTAGGCGTTTTTTCGGCATTTGTAGTAACGGTAACCGTTTTTGTAAAAGCCCCTTTGTTTGCCGCATTATAAGTTGCTGTAACTTTTGCAGATTTCCCAGGAAGGATTGGTTCTTTCGTATAATCTGTAGCAGTACAACCGCATGACCCCTGAACATTAGTAATTACGACAGCTGTTTTTCCAGTATTTTTAAATTCGTAAACAATCGCTTTTGGCGTTCCTTGTGGAATTTGCCCTACATCAATTGTTTCTGCTTTCCACACAATTGTAGAAGCATCAAATTTAGTTTCTACTTTTGAAGCGATTACTTTTATAGGTGTAATTGCTGAAAAAGACATTAATCCTAAGGCCAAAACCAGCATTGAAATTTTGATACTTTTCATGATTATTAAATTTTAAAATGGTTTATAGTTAAATTTATATTTCAAAAGTACTTTACATAAAATCAATTCGCTGTTAACCGGTTTCAAATGTTTGTTAATGACTTGTTAAGCGTGATTTTTAATTCTAAATTTGATTAATATTACACTCTCAAAAAAAGATTTTCTTGAAAATTAACAGACTTAACAGCATTATCATACTGGGGTTAATAGCCATAATTGGTATATTGATTGCACAATTGCTTTGGACAAAAGAGGCTTTTACATTAGAACAGAAAAAACTAAGTCAAAAAACTCATATTGCACTTCTCGAAGTAGTCAAAAAACTTCACGAAGGGACCAATCATGAATTGCCTGCACAAAATCCGGTACAAAAAATTGCAAATGATTATTATATCGTAAACATCGACAACGATTTTGAACCTGATATTCTGGAATTTTATTTGAAAACCGAATTCAAAAAAATGAATATCACCACTGATTTTGAATATGCTATGTATAATTGCCAAAGCGACGAAATGGTTTATGGTAATTACATTTCATTATCTGATAAAGGAAGAGCTAAACAGTCGGTTTATTTTCCTAAACACAAAAATCTGGTCTATTATTTTGCTGTACGTTTTCCGCATGAAACGACTTATCTGTTTAGTTCCATGCGTTTTTGGTTTGTATTATCTATCGTTTTGATTTTCATTTTACTGATTTACGTCTATTCGATTTTGACTCTTCTGCAGCAAAAAAAATATTCAGAACTGCAGCGTGATTTCATCAATAATATGACGCATGAATTTAAAACGCCTCTGTCTTCAATTTTAATTGCATCAAAATATTTAATCGGACAAGATAAAATCAAGGAAGACAAAAAACTGCACACTTATACCGATATCATCATTAACCAGAGCAACAAGCTAAACAGTCATATTGAACAGATTTTAAACATAGCCAAATCTGATTATACGCCGCTCGAATTAAAGAAAGAATCCTTATTAATCATACTTGTTATTGAAGAAGTAATTGAAAATATTCGTTTAAAATATCCGGAAGTTTCCATTAAAATTAAAACAGATTCGAGCCATTACGAACTCGAAACTGACACATTTCATTTTACGAATCTCGTTTATAATTTGCTGGATAATGCTGTAAAGTACTGCAATGAAAAGCCTGAAATTACAGTTGGGATTTTTACAGAAAATAAGTTCTTAAAACTGTCCTTTGAAGATAACGGAATCGGAATTGCTTCTAAAAATATTTCATTTATATTTGATAAATTTTACAGAATACAGAATGAAAAAAGCAATGAGGTTAACGGTTTTGGATTGGGTTTGTATTATGTAAAAAAGATTTGCGACCTTCAAAACTGGAAAATTTCAGCAACACAAAACAGCACAAAAGGTACCACCATAACTTTGTCAATCCCAATATAAAAATGAGCAGCTTTAAAATTCTTTATACCGAAGATGATGAAACATTAGCTTTTTTGACCAAAGACAATCTGGAGCAAAATGACTATGATGTAACACATTGTCCTGATGGAAAATCAGGTTTGGAAAGTTTTAAAAACGACGATTTTGATATTTGTATTTTTGATATCATGATGCCAAAAATGGATGGTTTTGAATTGGCAACAGAAATTAGAAAACTCAATACTGATATCCCAATTATTTTTCTCTCTGCTAAAACTTTAAAAGAAGACCGAATTAAAGGTTTGCGTCTGGGTGCAGATGATTATCTTGTGAAACCTTTTAGCATTGAGGAATTGATCCTGAAAATTGAAGTTTTTCTAAAACGTTCACAGAAAAAAAGCAAACACGGAAAAGCAATTTATGAAATAGGAAAATACCAATTTGACACCAAAAATTTTATTCTTTTTAATGACGAAGAAAAGATTGGCCTTACACAACGCGAAGCCGAATTATTGAAATTGTTTCTGGATAATAAAAATTCTGTCTTAAAAAGAGAGCAGATTTTAACAGCACTCTGGGGAACCGACGATTATTTTATGGGACGGAGCCTGGACGTTTTTATTTCGCGCCTTCGAAAAATTCTCGCAAATGAAAAAGGTATTTCTATCGAAAACTTACATGGAATCGGGTTTCGGTTTGTAATGTAATTTACAGATTTTGATTATAAAAAATTTCGTATTTTTAATAGTAAACTTTTAGATATGAAACTGCATCATTTACGAAATGCCACTTTAGTCATTGAAACAGAAAAACATGTCATCTTAATTGATCCTATGTTAGGAAAAAGGAAAACTATAGCTCCTTTTACCCTTTTTCGTTATCCGCCAAAGAGAAACCCGTTGACAGCACTTCCAAAAAACAGCAGGGAAATCCTGAGTAAAGTCACGCATTGCCTCATAACGCATTTACATCCTGATCATCTTGACAAAGCCGGGGAAGTTTTTCTAAAAAGAAAATCCATTCCGGTTATTTGCAGTAGTAAAGACGAAAAAAAGATAATCCAACGAGGTTTAACCGTTTCACAAACGCTCGATTACTGGCAGCCACAAAATTTTCTTGATGGAAAAATAACGGGTATTCCTGCTGTTCATGGCTATGGTTTTATTGCTAAATTGATGGGAAATGTAATGGGCTTTTTTATTGAGTTACTTAACGAAAAAACGGTTTACATCAGTTCAGATACTATTTTCACAAAAGATACAGAAAGGGTTCTTACCGAATTAAAACCAGATATTGCAACTGTTGCCTGCGGAACCACAAGATTAGATTTTGGACAGCCGTTATTAATGAGAATGAATGATATCCTGAAATTTACAGCACTGGCTCCCGGAAAAGTTTTTGCCAATCATCTGGAAGCTTTAAATCATTGCCCGACAACGAGGGAAGAGTTAAAAAAAGCTTTAGCCGAGAATAATCTTTTGTCAAAAACTGCTGTTCCTAATGATGGGGAATGTGTGGAATATTGATTATAAAACCAACAAACCAAACTCACGTAAAGTATTAACGGGTTTTGAATACCAAAACAATTCAAAATCTTCAAGCGAAGTTTCGAAGTTATTTTTCACTTCCTGAAAAGTATAATTTTTAGGATTTGAAACCGTTATTTTTTTCAGGATTTCGACCAGCCATTCTCCTTCTTCTTTGTTTGTCTGAATGGTAAAACTTTCTTTTTTATCATGAAAAGTCAGCGACATCATTTCCCAGGTTCTTCCTTTTTTAGATTTTGTAAAATGTTCTGCAAAAGGCTTCCCTCCTAACCAGACTACTTTTGCATTTGGTTTTGTATTGAAATCGTTTTGTTCTTCTAAAGCATTAAAAATAAAATCAGGATCTATTTTTGTTTTCGGAATTTTAAAGTCAAACCAATCCTGTAGCTCGTAATCAAAACAGATTCCGTGCATAAAATTGAATAGTGATTTCTTTAATCCAAAACTGAATTTATCGTGATTGATTCCTGTAGAATCGGTATAATCAATATCATTATTGGCAAAAGTTCCAATCGTTTCTGTAGCTTTTGTAACGCCAAATTTCTCCGGATACAAACCAACCGGACTGTGAGCTGTCATAGCAAACTGATGCCAAAACCCGGATTGTAAAACGCCTGCTTCAAACAACTGACGGACCATTTCGAGACTATCAACGGTTTCCTGAATCGTCTGTGTTGGGTAACCGTACATCAAATAAGCGTGAACCATGATTCCGGCTTCTGTAAAATTACTGGTCACTTTGGCGACTTGCTCAACCGTAACCCCTTTATCGATTAACTTCAATAATCGGTCTGAGGCAACTTCCAATCCTCCGGAAACTGCGATACAGCCGGAAGCTTTTAGCAACAAACATAAATCGGCAGAGAAGCTTTTTTCAAAACGAATGTTTGTCCACCATGTGACAGCCAATTTTCGTTTTAAAATTTCAAGTGCCAGCGCACGCATCAAGGCAGGCGGTGCAGCTTCATCAACAAAATGGAAACCATTCTGACCGGTTTGCTCCATCAAATCTTCCATTCGGTCGCAAAGCAAATTAGCGGCAACAGGTTCATACACTTTTATATAATCTAACGAAATATCGCAGAAAGTACATTTTCCCCAATAACAGCCATGAGCCATAGTAAGTTTATTCCAACGCCCGTCACTCCACATTCGGTGCATCGGATTCACAATTTCGATAACCGAAATATATTTATCCAAAGGCAGATCAGAATAATCCGGAGTTCCTACATACGCTTGTTTATAATCGTGTTTTAGGGAATTGTTTTTATAGACAACTTCTCCTTTTTCTAATAAAAAAGTTCTTTTGTATGAATTGTAATCCGGGTTTTCTAAATTGAAAATTAATTCTTCAATTGGCACTTCTCCATCATCCAAAGTAATAAAATCGAAAAACTCAAAAACACGTGCGTCAGAAAGCGAACGTAATTCGGTATTTGGGAAACCACCTCCCATTGAAATCTTAATTTCGGGATGATTTTGTTTTACCCATTGCGCGCATCGGAAAGCACTGTATAAATTTCCCGGAAAGGGAACCGAAATTAAAAATAAAGTCGGTTTTACAGTTTCAATTTTAGCTTTCAAAAGTGAAATTAAAATTGAATCGATATAAGTTAAATTCTGCTGTAAAGCTTCATATAATTCATCAAAAGAATTGGCACTACGCCCCAAACGTTCGGCATATCGGCTAAAGCCAAAATTTTCGTCTATACATTCAACAATAAAGTCCGAAATATCTTCAAGAAATAAAGTCGCTAAGTGTTTCGCTTTATCCTGAGTTCCCATGGTTCCGAAAGCCCAGTCGAGTTCTTCCAGCTGTGCAAAACGGGATGCTTCCGGTAGAAAATCTTCCTGGCAAATCTGCAAAGCCAATGTTGGATTTTTTCCCTGTAAAAACTGGATTACCGGATCGATGGTTTTGATGTATTCATCCTGTAAAGCAAAGATTCGCTTGGAATTATCCGAGATTTCATTTCCAACAACTTGAAACCTGAAACCTGACCCGAGGCTGGAAGCCGAATTGGCGGAGCAAACCTGAAACAAATCTAAAAGTCCTTTCTTCGAAAATAGTTCCAAAATCACATCAATACCCAAATCGGCCTGAAACGATTCTATGTTTTTCGTGTTTAGAAAACCTTTTATATAAGCGGTTGCCGGATACGGAGTATTCAGTTGGGTAAAGGGCGGTGTAATTACAAAAAGCTTGGTTTTCAAAAGGAAATATTTTCTGCAAAAATACGGGATATTTATTTTGTTTTTTGCGAAAAGATTCAACAGCTTAGTTTTGTTCTATTTTGTAGATATTTAATTACATTTGCGGGCATTAAATCATAGCCATGAAGCGAATTTTACTTTTTTTATCTTTATTATTTTTTACCCATACATTTTCGCAAAGCACAAATCATGCAATAGGTTTTAAAGAAAACAAAGGTCAGATTACAGATCAGAAAGGCAAACCGAATACGGCAGTAAAATATCTCTTAAATACTGGTGGTTTAAACGTTCAGTTAAGAAAAAATGGCTTTTCATATGATATTTATGAGGTAAAAAAAACGCCAATTGTTCTTTCGAAAACTTCGAAAACCCATCCTTATCAGATTCCGGAAAAAGATCATGACAAAAAACCTGAATATGATTTAGAGTATTTATTTCACCGAATAGATATTGATTTTGTAAATTCAAATTCGAAAGTTGAATTAATTACAGATCAGGAATCAAAAGATTTTGACAATTATTACAACATTCCAAACAAACCCGAAGGTATTATTGGAGTGCATCAATATAAACAGATAACTTACAAAAATATTTACCCAAATATTGATGTTGTTTTTACGATTCCGGCTGATCCTAAAAAAGTGGTTGAATATAATTTTATCGTTCATCCAAAAGGAAAAATATCCGATATTCAATTAAAGTTTAATGGTGCCGAAACAGATTTAGTTGAAAATAAAATCCAAATGAATGTGCGTTTTGGAAAAATGGAAGAAACGCTTCCAGCTAGCTGGATTGAAGATGGAATCACCAAAAAGGAGATTTCTGTTGGTTATAAGAAGATTAAAAATAATGTTTATGGGTTTAAAACTTCTAATCAAGTTTCAGACAAAACTGTAATTATTGATCCGGTGCCAATAAGATTATGGGGAACTTATTATGGAGGAGAAGGAGGCGACTTTTCAACTGCTTTGTGCAATGATACAAATAACAATGTTTACTTTTCCGGATATACCCGAAGTACTACAAATATAGCTACAATTGGCTCAATTCCTGAATCAAGCTTGTCGACATATTATAATGGATTTGGATATGTTACTAAATTTGATCAAGATGGTCATAGAATTTGGGGAACTTACTATTCTGTAATTCCATATACTATAAAAGTTGATTCAAATGGAAATCTATATTTTACAGGTACGGAACATATCGATGCGACTAACGTTACCACCTCAAATTCGCATCAGCCATCAAAAAACATGTACGATTATTCTGCTGCATATCTTGTGAAGTTGAATTCATCAGGATTAAGAGAATGGGGTACATACTACGGAGCTGAAAGTTTTGATTTTGGAAATGATTTATGCTTTGACAAATCTGATAATGTTTATTTGGTGGGGAGAACACAAAGTACTACTCAAATTTCGACTCCTGGAAGTTATCAACCTATACATGGTGATGGTTATCTTGATAGTGATGGTTATATAGTAAAATTTAGTCCTCAAGGAGTCCGATTATGGGGAACTTATTTTGGGGGAACAGGAAATGACGAAATTAATTCGTGCAATATTTCTGACGACGGTTTTTTGTATGTAACTGGAAATACAACCAGTATTAGTGACATTGCAACGCCTAACTCTTATGAACCAAATTTTATAGGCTACGGCTCTGCAATGATAGCAAAATTTACATTGGACGGTATGAGAATTTGGGGAAGTTATTGCAACGGAGCAAGATTTTCAACTATAAGTAAATCAGTAGTAAAAGAAAATTTTTTATATATCATAGGTAAAACTGATTCACATAATAATCTAATTAGTACAAATACTTTTAATCCAACCTTTCAACGTTCATCATTTTGGTTAGGATCTGATTACAATAGCTATGTTATTAAATTTGATCTTAGTATACAAAAACAGGTTTGGGGTACATACTTTGGTGAAATTATTCAAGATATTGCTGTTAACTCTAAAAACAAAGTCATAATAGAAGGTTGTACAGACATAAAAGATGGAATAGCAACACCTAATGCATATTCTACATCTCCTCAGTATGGTGATGCATACATGATAAAGCTTGATGAAAATGGTCAAAGAGAATGGGGAACTTATTATGGAGGAAATTATAGTGAAGGAATTAATACTGCAGCAGATGTAATTAATAAAATTTCAATAGACAAATCAGATAATATATATTTAGTTGGAAACACACAAAGTTCCAAAGGGATTTCGACCCCTGGAGCCCATCAAGAAAAATATTCATTAAATTCTGTTGGAGATATTCGTAATGTTTATTTAGCCAAATTTCAAGACTGTCTGTCAGACCCACAGGTCAAAAGCAACTCACCAGTCTGCATTGGCAAAACATTAGAACTTATAGCATCCGGAGGAACAAACTATTCCTGGACTGGACCAAACGGTTTTACATCAACAGACCAAAATCCAGTAATTACAAATGCTTCTTTGGCTAATTCAGGAGAATACAGCTGCTTGATTACAGGAACCGGTGGTTGTGATGATACTAAAAAAATCACAGTTGTTATTGGTGATATCCAAGCTCCTATACCTAATATTGCTACTTTACCCTCAATAACAGGTGATTGTAATACTATAATCAACACTTTACCAACCGCTACAGATGCCTGCGCAGGGATAATTACAGGAGTAACTTCGAATCCATTATCATACACACTTCCTGGAAGCTATATTATTGTTTGGAATTATAATGATGGAAATGGAAATACTTCTAAACAAGAGCAAACCGTTACTATTACAAGTCAACCGGTTCCGGTCGCTAATACTCCACAAGTTTTCTGTATACAAGAAAATGTCACTTTAGACGATATCGCAATTACAGGACAAAATATAAAATGGTATGATCACCAAACAACAGGATCACTTTTGCTTAATACAACATTACTACAAAATAATATTGTCTATTATGCTTCACAAACTATAAATGGCTGTGAAAGCGAAAGAATTCCAGTTACAGTAAACATTCAAAATACTCTTCCTCCAACAGGAAATACAAATCAGCCATTCTGTACAGGTCAGAATCCAACAATTGCAGATATTCAAATTACTGGAAATCAAATAAAATGGTATGACGCTTCTATAAATGGAAATCTTCTCCCAGCTACAAAAAATCTTCAAAACGGTAAAACTTATTATGCAACACAAACTAAAAACGGCTGTGAAAGCGAAAAATTCGGAGTTACAGTATCAATAGTAAATACGCCTTCAGCTCCAATAAAAAATGGAAATACAGAATTCTGCAAAAGCGAAAATGCAACTTTAAACAACATCAGCCTTACAGGTCAAAATATAAAATGGTATGAGTCTAATACCTCAACAACTGTTTTACCAAATACAACTTTGTTAGAAAACAACATAACCTATTATGCTTCGCAAACTGTTGGATGCGAAAGTAACAGAACACCTGTTTCAGTTTCAGTTTATAATACGCCATTACCTAACGGAAATAACAATCAACAGTTTTGCATTGATGAAAACGCCACAATTACTGATCTGAATATTTCCGGAACAAATGTTAAATGGTATGACGCCACGACAAATGGAACTAATCTATCAGCAACAACATTGCTGCAAAACGCTACTTATTATGTTACACAAACACTAAATAATTGTGAAAGCGGAAAGCTTGGTGTTACAGTGAAAATTCAGGATACTCAAAAACCAATTGCCAACTCAGCACAAACATTCTGTATTCAGCAAAATGCTATAATAGATGACATTAAAATTAATGGAGAAAATATAAAATGGTATGATCAGCCTGCAGAAGGAATTAATTTATCAGAATCTACCCCTCTTCAAAATGGAATTACCTATTATGCTTCTCAAACAATAAAGGATTGCGAAAGTGAAAGAACTCCAGTGACAATCCAAATTATGGAAGCCACTACAGCCAATTGTATCAATTTTGTTGATGAACTTCCATTTCCGAAATTTTTCACCCCTAATAATGATGGTTCTAATGATTTCTGGACAATTGATTTTGCCTATTTAAAACCTAATATGGGAATCCGGATTTTTGACCGATATGGCAAATTCATCAAAGAACTAGCTCCCAATACAGCCTGGGACGGAACTTATATGGGTCAAAACTTACCGGCTTCGGATTATTGGTTTGTTGTAACCCGATTAAATGAAACAGAATTTAGAGGACATTTTAGCCTGAAACGATAAATTAAAACCAAAAAAGGATGCCATTTAACTGACATCCTTTCTTTTTTACTTTTTCTTCTTGGCCGACTTATCTTTTTTAGTATCACCATTGAGTTTTTTGTTCAGCCTTTTTTCAGATTCTTCAATCATATAATCATAGCAAGTATTGATTGTAGAAAGCTTTACTTTTTTAATCACTTTCAACGCTTTTTTAAATTCTTGCTGACGTTCTAAAAGTGTGATTTTCTTCAAAAGAATTTCTACTTTATTGATTCCTTTGACAGTCAATGCAAAATCAATCAGTTTCATTGCTTCATCGTAATCTTCATTCAAAATTAAGGTATGAATGTAAAAAGGATACACTTCTAAAGCATAAATATTAATCGAAAGTGCTTTTTGAAAATACTCTTTGGCTTCTTCATATTTCAATAACTGATCTGCGAAAACCTGACCGTATAAACACAAGGCCATGATATTTTTATCATCATAAGACAAAGCATAATCCAAAGATTCGATGGTTCCTTCCAACCAATACGGATAATTGTCTAATGCCTGAAAAAGATATTTATCTACTGTTTTCATAATTTTTCTATTCGAAAATGCAAAGATTCTATTGTTCACGGTCGAAATAATCTTCCCGTTTTAATCTTTGCCGTTCCTGTTTGTAATTTTTAACTTGTTTTTGTTTTTTAAAATCTGAACCTTGAAAAATCCGAATCGGATTGCCTCGCTGAATTTGTAATTGATTGATCCATTGTGCCTGAAATTCGGCTTTGAAATGTTTTACGGTTTCATCTTTAAACTTCTGCAACAATCTTTCTGTTGCCAGTTTTTTATTCTGATGCTGAGATCGAGAATCCATAGCCACTACGCTAATTCCTGTTGGAACGTGAGTTGCTCGTACTGCCGAACTTACTTTGTTTACATGTTGTCCTCCCGCACCAGAACTGCGCATCGCCTGATACTGAATATCTTTTTCTGCAATTTCTGTCGTTGTCGCTTTATCAACTTCAAAAATTCCGATAAACCAATTTTTACGTTTATGAAATTTCCTAAACTGACTCTGCCCGATCCATTGAATAGTTCCAACCCACGAGTTTACGAATTCATTTAGATTATCACTTTCGAGTAAAATTGTGGCTGTTTCTACGGTTCCGTTTTCGATTCCTTTTTCACGTTTAAGCAAGGTTGTTTTTATTTTATTACCATGTGCTTCTTCCAGAAAAGTTTTCAGCACCTGAGCCACAACCCAGCTGCATTCAGCCGGACCGCGCCCTGATGTTATTTGAATTATTTTTTCCATAATTTCTGTTTTTTCTAGCGATCCATTCTAACGATTTTTGGAGTGAATGTACCTAATACATCTACCAATTCGTTTTGGTTTGCCATTACTTTATTAATGTCTTTGTACGCCATTGGCGCTTCGTCAATATTACCGCCAATCAAAGTCACGTCGTTTTCTTTGAGCACTTTTTTAATTTCACTTTGCGTAAAAGTTTCTTTGCATTTTTTTCTCGAAAACAATCTTCCTGCACCATGAGAAGCAGAGTTCAAACTTTCCGTATTTCCTTTTCCCTGAACAATAAATCCCGGAGCAGTCATCGAACCCGGAATAATTCCGAGTTCTCCAGCGTTTGCAGGAGTTGCACCTTTTCGATGCACAATAGCTTCTTTGCCGTTTACGATTTCTTTCCATGCAAAATTGTGATGGTTTTCAATGGTTACAACCACTCTTTTTCCAATCGCTTTTGCAATTCGGCGGTGAATATCGTCATGACAGGCTTTGGCATAATCTCCTGCTAAATTCATAGCAAGCCAGTATTCCTGACCATCATGAGTGTTCAAATCCAGCCATGCCAGATGTTGCACATTTTTTGGTAACGGACATTGTTTGGTTGCCAGATACGTATAATGTTTGGCGATATTAGCACCCAAACCTCTTGAACCACTATGGGAAAGCACTGCAAAATATTCCCCAACTCCGATCTTCCATTCATTAAGCGGATCGGTGATTTTTGCAATTCCGAATTCTACAAAATGATTTCCTCCACCAGAAGTTCCTAATTGTTTGTAAGCTTTACTTAAAAGGTTTTTCAAAAGCGGAATATCCTGAAATTCACTTCGGCTAAATACTTCATGATCTGCACGAATAGTGTGAGTTTCATACATTCCAAATTTGGTATTGTCTTTTAAAATAGCCTGCAGCTGCTGCTCTTTTCCTTTGAAGAAAGAAGCCGGAATATCAAAAATTGACAAACTCATTCGGCAGCCTATATCTACTCCAACTCCATAAGGAATTACAGCATTATCTGTCGCCAGAACTCCACCAATTGGCAATCCGTAGCCGGAATGCGCATCCGGCATTAAAGCTCCGGCTACTGAAATTGGTAATTTTAAGGCATCATACAACTGATATTTTGCCTGTTCATCAA
The Flavobacterium flavigenum genome window above contains:
- a CDS encoding DUF1573 domain-containing protein, whose protein sequence is MKSIKISMLVLALGLMSFSAITPIKVIASKVETKFDASTIVWKAETIDVGQIPQGTPKAIVYEFKNTGKTAVVITNVQGSCGCTATDYTKEPILPGKSAKVTATYNAANKGAFTKTVTVTTNAEKTPKILTLKGTVI
- a CDS encoding sensor histidine kinase, whose protein sequence is MKINRLNSIIILGLIAIIGILIAQLLWTKEAFTLEQKKLSQKTHIALLEVVKKLHEGTNHELPAQNPVQKIANDYYIVNIDNDFEPDILEFYLKTEFKKMNITTDFEYAMYNCQSDEMVYGNYISLSDKGRAKQSVYFPKHKNLVYYFAVRFPHETTYLFSSMRFWFVLSIVLIFILLIYVYSILTLLQQKKYSELQRDFINNMTHEFKTPLSSILIASKYLIGQDKIKEDKKLHTYTDIIINQSNKLNSHIEQILNIAKSDYTPLELKKESLLIILVIEEVIENIRLKYPEVSIKIKTDSSHYELETDTFHFTNLVYNLLDNAVKYCNEKPEITVGIFTENKFLKLSFEDNGIGIASKNISFIFDKFYRIQNEKSNEVNGFGLGLYYVKKICDLQNWKISATQNSTKGTTITLSIPI
- a CDS encoding response regulator transcription factor, with the protein product MSSFKILYTEDDETLAFLTKDNLEQNDYDVTHCPDGKSGLESFKNDDFDICIFDIMMPKMDGFELATEIRKLNTDIPIIFLSAKTLKEDRIKGLRLGADDYLVKPFSIEELILKIEVFLKRSQKKSKHGKAIYEIGKYQFDTKNFILFNDEEKIGLTQREAELLKLFLDNKNSVLKREQILTALWGTDDYFMGRSLDVFISRLRKILANEKGISIENLHGIGFRFVM
- a CDS encoding MBL fold metallo-hydrolase: MKLHHLRNATLVIETEKHVILIDPMLGKRKTIAPFTLFRYPPKRNPLTALPKNSREILSKVTHCLITHLHPDHLDKAGEVFLKRKSIPVICSSKDEKKIIQRGLTVSQTLDYWQPQNFLDGKITGIPAVHGYGFIAKLMGNVMGFFIELLNEKTVYISSDTIFTKDTERVLTELKPDIATVACGTTRLDFGQPLLMRMNDILKFTALAPGKVFANHLEALNHCPTTREELKKALAENNLLSKTAVPNDGECVEY
- a CDS encoding B12-binding domain-containing radical SAM protein, translated to MKTKLFVITPPFTQLNTPYPATAYIKGFLNTKNIESFQADLGIDVILELFSKKGLLDLFQVCSANSASSLGSGFRFQVVGNEISDNSKRIFALQDEYIKTIDPVIQFLQGKNPTLALQICQEDFLPEASRFAQLEELDWAFGTMGTQDKAKHLATLFLEDISDFIVECIDENFGFSRYAERLGRSANSFDELYEALQQNLTYIDSILISLLKAKIETVKPTLFLISVPFPGNLYSAFRCAQWVKQNHPEIKISMGGGFPNTELRSLSDARVFEFFDFITLDDGEVPIEELIFNLENPDYNSYKRTFLLEKGEVVYKNNSLKHDYKQAYVGTPDYSDLPLDKYISVIEIVNPMHRMWSDGRWNKLTMAHGCYWGKCTFCDISLDYIKVYEPVAANLLCDRMEDLMEQTGQNGFHFVDEAAPPALMRALALEILKRKLAVTWWTNIRFEKSFSADLCLLLKASGCIAVSGGLEVASDRLLKLIDKGVTVEQVAKVTSNFTEAGIMVHAYLMYGYPTQTIQETVDSLEMVRQLFEAGVLQSGFWHQFAMTAHSPVGLYPEKFGVTKATETIGTFANNDIDYTDSTGINHDKFSFGLKKSLFNFMHGICFDYELQDWFDFKIPKTKIDPDFIFNALEEQNDFNTKPNAKVVWLGGKPFAEHFTKSKKGRTWEMMSLTFHDKKESFTIQTNKEEGEWLVEILKKITVSNPKNYTFQEVKNNFETSLEDFELFWYSKPVNTLREFGLLVL
- a CDS encoding T9SS type B sorting domain-containing protein — encoded protein: MKRILLFLSLLFFTHTFSQSTNHAIGFKENKGQITDQKGKPNTAVKYLLNTGGLNVQLRKNGFSYDIYEVKKTPIVLSKTSKTHPYQIPEKDHDKKPEYDLEYLFHRIDIDFVNSNSKVELITDQESKDFDNYYNIPNKPEGIIGVHQYKQITYKNIYPNIDVVFTIPADPKKVVEYNFIVHPKGKISDIQLKFNGAETDLVENKIQMNVRFGKMEETLPASWIEDGITKKEISVGYKKIKNNVYGFKTSNQVSDKTVIIDPVPIRLWGTYYGGEGGDFSTALCNDTNNNVYFSGYTRSTTNIATIGSIPESSLSTYYNGFGYVTKFDQDGHRIWGTYYSVIPYTIKVDSNGNLYFTGTEHIDATNVTTSNSHQPSKNMYDYSAAYLVKLNSSGLREWGTYYGAESFDFGNDLCFDKSDNVYLVGRTQSTTQISTPGSYQPIHGDGYLDSDGYIVKFSPQGVRLWGTYFGGTGNDEINSCNISDDGFLYVTGNTTSISDIATPNSYEPNFIGYGSAMIAKFTLDGMRIWGSYCNGARFSTISKSVVKENFLYIIGKTDSHNNLISTNTFNPTFQRSSFWLGSDYNSYVIKFDLSIQKQVWGTYFGEIIQDIAVNSKNKVIIEGCTDIKDGIATPNAYSTSPQYGDAYMIKLDENGQREWGTYYGGNYSEGINTAADVINKISIDKSDNIYLVGNTQSSKGISTPGAHQEKYSLNSVGDIRNVYLAKFQDCLSDPQVKSNSPVCIGKTLELIASGGTNYSWTGPNGFTSTDQNPVITNASLANSGEYSCLITGTGGCDDTKKITVVIGDIQAPIPNIATLPSITGDCNTIINTLPTATDACAGIITGVTSNPLSYTLPGSYIIVWNYNDGNGNTSKQEQTVTITSQPVPVANTPQVFCIQENVTLDDIAITGQNIKWYDHQTTGSLLLNTTLLQNNIVYYASQTINGCESERIPVTVNIQNTLPPTGNTNQPFCTGQNPTIADIQITGNQIKWYDASINGNLLPATKNLQNGKTYYATQTKNGCESEKFGVTVSIVNTPSAPIKNGNTEFCKSENATLNNISLTGQNIKWYESNTSTTVLPNTTLLENNITYYASQTVGCESNRTPVSVSVYNTPLPNGNNNQQFCIDENATITDLNISGTNVKWYDATTNGTNLSATTLLQNATYYVTQTLNNCESGKLGVTVKIQDTQKPIANSAQTFCIQQNAIIDDIKINGENIKWYDQPAEGINLSESTPLQNGITYYASQTIKDCESERTPVTIQIMEATTANCINFVDELPFPKFFTPNNDGSNDFWTIDFAYLKPNMGIRIFDRYGKFIKELAPNTAWDGTYMGQNLPASDYWFVVTRLNETEFRGHFSLKR